CCGCTTTTATGCATATCAATAAGCTGATTTATGCCGGCTTCGGCATTGAATATTTTTTTGTAAAGATCTATTGCTTCGTTTGCTGTTCTTTTGAGGTTATTTCTCTCATTCCGTGTTTTGCCGGTAGGAAAATACTGTTTAAGGCCTCGAGTTTCCAATAATATCTTACTCATGTCTACCTCCTGATTTCGGATAAAAGCATCTGATTAAGTGTCCTTCTTCTACTTCAACCAATTCGGGCTTTTCGTTTCGGCATTTTTCGGTTGCATATTCGCACCTTGTCGAAAATCTACAACCCTTGGGAAGTTTAAGAGGATGAGGTACACTTCCTTGAATTTGAGCGAGATATTCTACTTCTTCATCCAAGAGGGGGATTGATTCAAGCAAGCCTTCCTTATAAGGATGAGAAAATTGAGTCTGCCGGTCAAAGATAACGTCTACCGGAGCCCTTTCAACGATTTCTCCCGTGTACATTACAGCAACGTCATCGGCCAATTCTGCAATGGCACCCAAGTCGTGGGTGATAAACATGATTGCCGTGTTGTGCTTTTTCTTTAAATCGTTCATCAACTTAAATATCTGTGCCTGTATTGTAACGTCAAGGGCTGTTGTAGGCTCATCGGCTATCAAAAGGCGGGGTTCGCAAGCCAAGGCCATCGCTATCATTACGCGCTGTCTCATTCCTCCCGAAAGCTGGAAGGGGTAGTTATAAACTACGTTTTCCGGATTAGGGATTTTTACTTCCCGCAAAAGCTCGATAGCGGCAGCCCATGCTTCTTTTTTTGACATGTGCTGATGAAGAATTAAAGGCTCGCTCAGCTGTCTTCCTACCCTGTGAACGGGATTAAGAGAGGTCATAGGCTCTTGGAATATCATCGATATATCGTTACCCCTGATCTTTCTTATTTCATGTTTGTCTAAGTTTACAAGATTTACTCCGCCGAAATTTATTTCTCCCTGAACAATTTTACCCGGATATTCAAGAAGGTTGAGAATACTAAAGGCTGTGATGGATTTACCTGAGCCTGATTCTCCTACTATTCCCAAAGTTTTACCGGCTTCAATTGTAAAATCTACACCTTGGACGGCTTTTACCGTACCCTTATTCGTAAAAAAGTATGTATGTAAATTTTTAACTTCAAGTAG
The DNA window shown above is from Treponema denticola and carries:
- a CDS encoding ABC transporter ATP-binding protein yields the protein MKNPLLEVKNLHTYFFTNKGTVKAVQGVDFTIEAGKTLGIVGESGSGKSITAFSILNLLEYPGKIVQGEINFGGVNLVNLDKHEIRKIRGNDISMIFQEPMTSLNPVHRVGRQLSEPLILHQHMSKKEAWAAAIELLREVKIPNPENVVYNYPFQLSGGMRQRVMIAMALACEPRLLIADEPTTALDVTIQAQIFKLMNDLKKKHNTAIMFITHDLGAIAELADDVAVMYTGEIVERAPVDVIFDRQTQFSHPYKEGLLESIPLLDEEVEYLAQIQGSVPHPLKLPKGCRFSTRCEYATEKCRNEKPELVEVEEGHLIRCFYPKSGGRHE